A single window of Sphingobacteriales bacterium DNA harbors:
- a CDS encoding FAD-dependent oxidoreductase has product MSRAQNILSASTELFDVVIIGGGITGAGIALAAAKRGWKTLIIDKNDFASGTSSRSAKMIHGGLRYLQQLQISLVKEALHEREHLLKEYPHLVKPQPFFMPIYKSKLSKLKLAIGLSGYDYLSGSSSMPKHAEIDLEDIKQRFPSIKSDSMVGGFIYYDAKTNDARLTNEVIQEAKDLGAVAINYFTCVEFGYQNEKIKSILCVDENTKNQYAVHAKIFINATGIWTGETIRKYNPNDAKNIWHLAKVCI; this is encoded by the coding sequence ATGTCAAGAGCACAAAATATCCTAAGCGCATCAACAGAATTGTTTGATGTAGTAATTATTGGTGGTGGAATTACTGGCGCAGGAATTGCTCTTGCCGCAGCAAAACGCGGATGGAAAACTTTAATCATTGATAAAAATGATTTTGCATCAGGCACAAGTTCTCGCTCAGCAAAAATGATACATGGTGGATTGAGATATTTACAGCAATTACAAATATCATTAGTAAAAGAAGCATTGCATGAACGCGAACACTTATTGAAAGAATATCCACATTTGGTAAAGCCACAGCCATTTTTTATGCCTATTTATAAATCAAAATTAAGCAAACTAAAACTTGCCATTGGTTTGTCTGGATATGATTATTTGAGTGGTAGTAGTAGTATGCCAAAACATGCGGAAATAGACTTAGAAGATATCAAACAAAGATTTCCATCAATAAAAAGCGATAGCATGGTTGGTGGTTTTATATATTATGATGCAAAAACAAATGATGCAAGACTAACAAATGAAGTAATACAAGAAGCAAAAGATTTAGGTGCAGTTGCAATTAATTATTTTACTTGTGTAGAATTTGGATATCAAAATGAAAAAATAAAAAGCATATTGTGTGTTGATGAGAATACAAAAAATCAATATGCAGTACATGCAAAAATTTTTATCAACGCAACTGGCATCTGGACTGGTGAAACAATCAGAAAATACAATCCTAATGATGCAAAAAATATATGGCACCTAGCAAAGGTGTGCATCTAA
- a CDS encoding FAD-dependent oxidoreductase, which yields MAPSKGVHLIVHADHLPKDAVMLFPTANGDGRFIWCMPWEDNLNVVGTTDTDYLEGKENLKVQHDEVKYILDSVNAQLREKQLTEDDILSVYAGLRPLINDEDEDKKSNKRSRDYQVWWNNKNMITISGGKLTSFLSMADSVLNTIDEKYKIHTIQTDEVKLISLIDQYKERYGIKNATLIANIIAEYQDNSINQQLENYPYTIAEFIFFIRYQFAIKLDDLLTRRTLISYQMKVYDEAFVNQLADVLCNELKYNAAQIADDKVHYYNQWLLMHTWK from the coding sequence ATGGCACCTAGCAAAGGTGTGCATCTAATTGTGCATGCAGATCATTTGCCTAAAGATGCTGTAATGTTATTCCCAACAGCAAATGGCGATGGAAGGTTTATTTGGTGTATGCCTTGGGAAGATAATTTGAATGTTGTTGGTACAACAGATACTGACTATTTAGAAGGGAAAGAAAATCTAAAGGTACAACATGATGAAGTAAAGTATATTTTAGATAGTGTAAATGCACAATTAAGAGAAAAACAACTTACTGAAGATGATATTCTAAGTGTTTATGCAGGTTTAAGACCATTAATTAACGATGAAGATGAAGACAAAAAAAGCAATAAGCGTTCAAGAGATTATCAAGTTTGGTGGAATAACAAAAATATGATTACAATTTCTGGTGGTAAATTAACATCATTTCTATCGATGGCTGATAGCGTTTTAAATACCATTGATGAAAAATATAAAATACATACTATCCAAACTGATGAAGTAAAACTCATAAGTTTAATAGATCAATACAAAGAAAGATATGGTATAAAAAATGCAACCTTAATTGCAAATATTATTGCAGAATATCAAGATAATAGTATCAATCAACAATTAGAAAATTATCCATATACTATTGCCGAATTTATATTTTTTATTAGATACCAGTTTGCAATAAAACTTGATGATTTACTTACTCGCAGAACATTAATTTCTTATCAAATGAAAGTATATGATGAAGCATTTGTAAATCAGCTAGCAGATGTTCTATGTAATGAATTAAAATATAATGCTGCTCAGATTGCAGATGATAAGGTACATTACTATAACCAATGGTTGCTAATGCACACTTGGAAATAA
- a CDS encoding alpha/beta hydrolase: MNKLQISLFSLITLISFNSCEALANIQQSQQSSSSTTTTTTTNNDRSKQIVLPSNVDRNKTTAQLPAQSIDYEMLAYGERYRDNIFTDIQVSTEYYAKNVKDFEGNTKNLVVDIISAKNDVEKNRPCIVYIYGGGFSMKVDDGMQEICKSMALKGYVVAAIDYRLGFYNSNLAVQCKADFYEGFLLAELRAAQDAIAAVKYLKANASRLGINPDMIIIGGQSAGAITALDVAYYDNNETDAAFINKVGGSLDATTSQANINIKKNVAGVFSLSGAITNPTILNNPNNTPTFLVNGTCDEFIYTESGAAYKCDAKATTNIKYPTMYAPDYIYRTLKSKNNPTFYIEVCQSGHAMNNWSYQNVVDWVTSFTYAVIKNKFKTGNVTVFPDKTTCSLDCK, translated from the coding sequence ATGAATAAATTACAAATTTCATTATTTAGCTTAATAACACTAATTAGCTTTAATTCATGTGAAGCATTAGCAAACATACAACAGAGTCAACAAAGTAGTTCATCTACTACCACCACCACTACCACAAACAACGACAGAAGTAAACAAATTGTACTACCAAGTAATGTTGACAGAAATAAAACTACAGCACAATTACCAGCACAAAGTATAGACTATGAAATGCTAGCTTATGGTGAAAGATATAGAGATAATATTTTTACTGATATACAAGTTAGTACAGAATATTATGCAAAAAATGTAAAGGATTTTGAAGGAAATACAAAAAACTTAGTAGTTGATATTATTTCTGCTAAAAATGATGTAGAAAAAAACAGACCATGTATTGTATATATTTATGGTGGTGGTTTTTCTATGAAAGTTGATGATGGCATGCAAGAAATTTGTAAGAGTATGGCACTAAAAGGATATGTAGTTGCTGCTATAGATTATAGACTTGGATTTTACAACTCAAATTTAGCAGTTCAATGTAAAGCTGACTTTTATGAAGGATTTTTATTAGCAGAACTAAGAGCTGCACAAGATGCAATTGCTGCTGTAAAATATTTAAAAGCAAATGCAAGTAGATTAGGCATCAATCCAGATATGATAATAATAGGTGGACAAAGTGCTGGTGCTATTACTGCGTTAGATGTAGCATATTATGATAACAATGAAACAGATGCTGCATTTATCAATAAAGTAGGTGGAAGTTTAGATGCTACGACTAGCCAAGCAAACATAAATATTAAAAAGAATGTAGCTGGTGTTTTTTCATTATCTGGAGCAATAACAAATCCTACTATTTTAAACAATCCGAACAATACTCCAACATTTTTGGTAAATGGCACTTGTGATGAATTTATATATACTGAAAGTGGCGCAGCATATAAATGCGATGCAAAAGCTACTACAAATATTAAATATCCAACTATGTATGCTCCAGATTATATTTATAGAACATTAAAAAGCAAGAACAATCCAACATTTTATATAGAAGTTTGTCAGAGTGGACATGCAATGAACAATTGGAGCTACCAAAATGTAGTTGATTGGGTAACTTCATTTACTTATGCAGTAATCAAAAACAAATTCAAAACAGGAAACGTTACAGTGTTTCCTGATAAAACAACATGTTCTCTAGATTGCAAATAA
- a CDS encoding ceramidase domain-containing protein has product MILDFDKIRVKFNLYNHRPRVFTWPIFGTLLFSVLLFIIYKINQYITIWDKYKQAGGNATEFCEVNRFDQLIVQPSNTWSNIGFIISALIILSIAKNDRKYYERSSVNNLLARYPGFSYLSGFALLYLGLGSFLYHASLTHFFQKIDQTGMYFVLISATAYNMYKLFPKIRYKKQLFSSHKFIIVCSSLLMLAFFLYLWKLPINIIFPLMVILFFVTNFIVQTKVEHSVPIKAFLQTSFITLLLSYTLWVLDRTSLLCSPTSPFQGHALWHILNSVSILLVYLYYRSEVYLPEEIINEEKN; this is encoded by the coding sequence ATGATACTAGACTTCGATAAAATTAGAGTAAAATTCAATTTGTACAATCACAGACCAAGAGTTTTTACGTGGCCAATATTTGGAACATTGTTATTTTCAGTCTTGTTATTTATTATTTATAAAATAAATCAATACATAACAATTTGGGATAAATACAAACAAGCTGGTGGTAATGCGACAGAATTTTGTGAAGTAAATAGATTTGACCAACTAATAGTGCAACCATCAAATACATGGTCTAATATTGGGTTTATTATTTCAGCATTAATCATTTTGAGTATTGCAAAAAACGACAGGAAGTATTATGAAAGAAGTAGTGTAAACAATCTACTTGCAAGATATCCTGGATTTAGTTATTTAAGTGGTTTTGCATTATTGTATTTAGGCTTGGGTAGTTTTCTTTATCATGCAAGCTTGACTCATTTTTTCCAAAAAATAGATCAAACTGGTATGTATTTTGTATTGATAAGTGCAACAGCATATAACATGTATAAATTATTTCCAAAAATAAGATATAAAAAACAGCTATTTAGTTCGCATAAATTTATAATAGTATGTTCATCATTATTAATGCTCGCATTCTTTTTGTACTTATGGAAGCTACCAATCAATATAATTTTTCCATTAATGGTAATTTTATTTTTCGTTACAAACTTTATTGTACAAACTAAAGTTGAACATAGTGTACCTATCAAAGCATTTTTGCAAACATCTTTTATTACATTGCTTTTATCCTATACACTTTGGGTTTTAGATAGAACCAGTTTACTATGCTCACCAACAAGTCCTTTCCAAGGACATGCTTTATGGCATATTCTAAATTCTGTAAGTATATTATTGGTATATTTATATTATAGAAGTGAAGTATACTTACCTGAAGAAATTATCAATGAAGAAAAAAACTAA
- the pheT gene encoding phenylalanine--tRNA ligase subunit beta, translating into MVKNRLTAIGQKSINNIVDVTNYVLHEYGQPLHAFDLEACIGNEIIVKNVAANTVFKTLDNQDVKLFATDLMICNAQNPMCIAGVYGGLDSGVKSTTKAIFLESAYFNPKSIRKTSTAHQLRTEAAVHFEKGIDPDFTEKALHRAVELLMLIDNQIKVTSHVFKIEHKTFMPFEVEFNPNRVRELIGHSISNEDIYTILSLLDIKIDKTQEINKLYVPNYRVDVLRDVDVIEEILRIYGFNNVPIPSKVNAAPNFVEQKDNEQIYNSVANFLSNLGYAEVMTNPLTKSKWLQQLSDNQENWVYLLSSINVELDTMRNNMLFSTLETIAYNLNHKNSDLKIFELGKTYHKYNDKYAENELLVNCIVGNTRQQNWKSNAIKSDFYDIKSIVDMIFQKFAIEYDELIETTSNYYEYGISYMKKGVELASFGKVSSKWTNFFSIKSEVYYAEINWLKIIDIYQKNKITYKPVSKYPSVKRDLALLINKEVRFLDLKNTAQKISKQLLKEIDIFDVYTDEQMDKNQKSYALSFTFNDDSKTLIDKDIDSIMNKLIEAYAKEFNAVLR; encoded by the coding sequence ATGGTTAAAAATAGATTAACAGCTATTGGGCAAAAGTCTATAAACAATATCGTAGATGTTACCAATTATGTATTGCATGAATATGGACAACCATTGCACGCTTTTGATTTAGAAGCGTGCATTGGCAACGAAATTATTGTAAAGAATGTTGCAGCAAATACAGTTTTTAAAACTTTAGACAATCAAGATGTAAAATTATTCGCAACAGATTTGATGATTTGTAATGCACAAAATCCGATGTGTATTGCTGGTGTTTATGGTGGTTTAGATTCTGGCGTAAAATCAACAACAAAAGCAATATTTCTAGAAAGTGCATATTTTAATCCAAAATCTATCAGAAAAACATCAACAGCACATCAACTAAGAACAGAAGCAGCAGTTCATTTTGAAAAAGGCATTGATCCAGATTTTACAGAAAAAGCATTACATAGAGCAGTTGAATTACTAATGTTGATTGATAATCAGATAAAAGTAACATCACATGTTTTTAAAATCGAGCATAAAACATTCATGCCATTTGAAGTAGAATTTAATCCAAATAGAGTAAGAGAATTAATTGGACATAGCATTTCAAATGAAGATATTTATACTATTTTATCACTACTTGATATAAAAATAGATAAAACTCAAGAAATTAATAAATTATATGTACCAAACTATAGAGTTGATGTACTTAGAGATGTAGATGTAATTGAAGAAATTCTTCGCATTTATGGATTTAACAATGTACCAATTCCAAGCAAAGTAAATGCAGCTCCAAACTTTGTGGAACAGAAAGACAATGAACAAATTTACAATTCAGTTGCAAACTTTCTATCTAATCTTGGATACGCTGAAGTGATGACAAATCCATTGACAAAATCAAAATGGTTACAACAACTTTCTGATAATCAAGAAAATTGGGTGTATTTATTGAGTTCCATCAATGTAGAATTAGATACTATGCGCAACAATATGTTGTTTTCTACTTTAGAAACTATTGCATACAATCTAAATCATAAAAATTCTGACTTAAAAATATTTGAATTAGGTAAAACATACCACAAATATAATGATAAGTATGCTGAAAATGAGTTGCTTGTAAATTGTATTGTAGGTAATACAAGACAGCAAAATTGGAAATCCAATGCCATAAAATCAGATTTCTACGACATAAAATCAATAGTTGATATGATTTTCCAAAAATTTGCTATTGAGTATGATGAATTGATAGAAACAACCTCAAACTACTACGAATATGGTATTAGCTATATGAAAAAAGGAGTCGAATTAGCAAGTTTTGGAAAAGTAAGTAGCAAATGGACTAATTTCTTCAGCATAAAATCAGAAGTTTACTATGCAGAGATTAACTGGCTGAAAATTATAGATATATACCAAAAAAACAAAATCACATATAAGCCAGTTTCAAAATATCCAAGTGTAAAAAGAGATTTAGCATTGCTAATTAACAAAGAAGTTAGATTTTTAGATTTAAAAAATACAGCACAAAAAATTTCTAAACAATTATTAAAAGAAATTGATATCTTTGATGTATATACAGACGAACAAATGGATAAAAACCAAAAATCATATGCTTTAAGTTTTACTTTTAATGATGACAGTAAAACATTGATAGATAAAGATATAGATAGCATAATGAATAAATTAATTGAAGCCTACGCTAAAGAATTTAATGCAGTTTTAAGGTAA
- a CDS encoding cell division protein ZapA yields MAQASNINIIVAGRPYKLKVSADEESFVRQAAKEINDKISEYQKTLLTRDKQDFLSMIAIQTTADIIQSKNKISNSSSLEAKFDELEQILDKALGITLF; encoded by the coding sequence GTGGCACAGGCAAGCAATATCAATATCATAGTAGCAGGCAGACCTTATAAACTAAAAGTTTCTGCTGATGAAGAAAGCTTTGTACGACAAGCTGCGAAAGAAATAAATGATAAAATATCAGAGTATCAAAAAACATTGCTTACCAGAGATAAGCAAGACTTTTTATCAATGATTGCAATACAAACCACAGCAGATATTATTCAATCTAAAAATAAAATTTCTAATTCATCTTCTTTAGAAGCAAAATTTGATGAGTTAGAACAAATCTTAGACAAGGCATTAGGTATTACTTTGTTTTAA
- the rny gene encoding ribonuclease Y has translation MRIVAYIIIAVVALAIGVFLGKILFKADVDIHLNEAKAKEEKANAIKESANREAEIIIKEAKTNAEVAKKDKMMEAKEHFLKLKEEHNKEIDTKNKKILEAENRIKQVDQSLKDKLANVGKQEKENEELKSKYNSQLEILNAKKADVEKAHQEHIQKLEQIAKLSAEEAKAQLIEQLKSKAQSEALSHIKAVVDEAKLKANKEAKKVIIQSIQRVAAETAIENTVSVFNLQNDEQKGQIIGREGRNIRALEAATGVEIIVDDTPEAIVISGYDAYKREIARLSLQRLVTDGRIHPARIEEVVAKTEKLLEQQIIEIGERTVIDLGIHGLHPELIKIVGKMRFRSSYGQNLLQHSREVANLCALMASEMGLNAKMAKRAGLLHDIGKVSDEDPELSHALLGAKLCEKYGEHPAIVNAVGAHHDEMEMLYVISPVIQACDAISGARPGARREIMESYMKRISELEKLALSYNGVEKAYAIQAGRELRVIVEAGKTSDKDVEETAFKIAQQIQDEMTYPGQIKVTVIRETRSVSVAK, from the coding sequence ATGCGAATAGTAGCATATATCATCATCGCAGTAGTAGCATTAGCTATTGGTGTATTCTTAGGAAAAATCTTATTCAAAGCAGATGTAGATATACATCTTAATGAAGCAAAAGCAAAAGAAGAAAAAGCAAATGCCATAAAAGAAAGTGCAAACAGAGAGGCAGAAATCATCATCAAAGAGGCAAAAACAAATGCAGAAGTTGCCAAAAAAGATAAAATGATGGAAGCAAAAGAACACTTCTTAAAACTAAAAGAAGAGCACAATAAAGAAATTGACACTAAAAACAAAAAAATTCTTGAAGCTGAAAATAGAATAAAACAAGTTGATCAATCTTTAAAAGATAAATTAGCAAATGTAGGCAAGCAAGAAAAAGAAAACGAAGAACTAAAAAGCAAATACAACTCACAATTAGAAATTCTAAATGCTAAAAAAGCTGATGTAGAAAAAGCACACCAAGAACATATTCAAAAACTAGAACAAATTGCAAAGCTATCTGCCGAAGAAGCAAAAGCACAATTAATTGAGCAATTAAAATCTAAAGCACAATCTGAAGCATTATCACACATCAAAGCTGTGGTAGACGAAGCCAAATTAAAAGCAAACAAAGAAGCAAAGAAAGTAATCATACAATCTATACAAAGAGTAGCTGCAGAAACAGCAATCGAAAATACAGTATCAGTATTTAATTTACAAAACGACGAACAAAAAGGACAAATCATTGGACGTGAAGGTAGAAATATTAGAGCATTAGAAGCAGCAACAGGCGTAGAAATTATTGTAGATGATACACCAGAAGCAATTGTTATCTCAGGCTACGATGCATACAAAAGAGAAATAGCAAGACTATCACTACAAAGATTAGTAACAGACGGAAGAATACATCCAGCCAGAATTGAAGAAGTTGTTGCAAAAACAGAAAAATTACTAGAACAACAAATTATAGAAATTGGAGAGCGAACAGTAATAGATTTAGGCATACATGGCCTACATCCAGAATTGATAAAAATTGTTGGAAAAATGCGTTTCCGTTCATCATACGGACAAAACTTACTACAACATTCTAGAGAAGTAGCAAACTTATGCGCATTAATGGCAAGCGAAATGGGCTTGAATGCTAAAATGGCAAAACGAGCAGGCTTACTGCACGACATAGGAAAAGTATCAGATGAAGATCCAGAATTATCTCACGCACTACTAGGCGCAAAATTGTGTGAAAAATATGGCGAGCATCCAGCAATTGTAAATGCAGTAGGAGCACACCACGACGAAATGGAAATGCTTTATGTTATTTCTCCAGTTATCCAAGCTTGCGATGCTATTTCAGGCGCAAGACCAGGAGCAAGAAGAGAAATAATGGAAAGCTACATGAAACGTATCAGCGAGCTCGAAAAATTAGCATTAAGCTACAATGGTGTAGAAAAAGCATACGCTATCCAAGCAGGACGAGAATTAAGAGTAATTGTAGAAGCAGGCAAAACATCAGACAAAGATGTAGAAGAAACTGCATTCAAAATTGCACAACAGATTCAAGATGAAATGACTTATCCAGGGCAGATTAAAGTAACGGTTATCAGAGAAACACGTAGTGTTTCTGTGGCAAAATAA